The Solibacillus daqui genome has a segment encoding these proteins:
- a CDS encoding type II toxin-antitoxin system HicB family antitoxin — MGNQKDLHYYLSLPYTFQVRKTESGYWANVKELDGCHTPADTIQEAYTDLEKVLRDHIEIKLGFSDPIPEPVDQDYSGKFNVRVPKTLHKHLAQEAESEGVSLNQYIVYKLSK, encoded by the coding sequence ATGGGAAATCAGAAAGACTTACATTATTATTTGTCATTACCGTATACATTTCAAGTGCGTAAAACTGAATCGGGCTATTGGGCAAATGTTAAAGAGTTAGATGGGTGTCATACGCCAGCTGATACGATTCAAGAGGCTTATACAGATTTAGAGAAGGTTTTACGTGACCACATCGAAATTAAATTAGGGTTCAGCGATCCAATACCTGAACCAGTTGACCAAGACTATAGCGGGAAATTTAACGTACGTGTTCCTAAAACGTTGCATAAACATCTGGCACAGGAAGCAGAATCTGAAGGTGTATCGTTAAATCAATATATTGTTTATAAGCTTTCGAAATAA
- a CDS encoding transcriptional regulator: MNKLSPVQNKTIEEFWIYHSENKRLLHFRELELMNPYNEADRNTGGGKANKISNPTERKAIVLAEDERYQHLKKTIDIIESLYKEIDDDLKTIVHMRYWDKEGCHEWEDVADKLYMSRNKVLRKRNVLIDKTAERMGWL; encoded by the coding sequence ATGAATAAATTATCACCAGTACAAAATAAAACCATTGAGGAATTTTGGATTTATCACAGCGAAAACAAACGCCTTCTTCATTTTCGTGAATTGGAATTGATGAATCCATATAATGAAGCAGATAGGAATACTGGCGGTGGTAAAGCTAATAAAATATCCAACCCAACTGAAAGAAAAGCAATAGTGTTAGCAGAAGATGAGCGTTATCAACATTTAAAGAAAACAATTGATATTATTGAAAGCTTATATAAAGAAATAGATGATGATTTGAAAACCATTGTGCATATGCGTTACTGGGATAAAGAAGGCTGCCATGAGTGGGAAGATGTAGCGGATAAATTATACATGTCCCGTAATAAGGTGTTACGTAAGCGAAATGTGTTAATCGATAAAACAGCAGAAAGGATGGGTTGGTTGTGA
- a CDS encoding MazG-like family protein, whose translation MNELIKQVEQWSIDKGLDNAESSKQFLKCSEELGEVAAALARNDMNALRDGIGDVVVTLIILAQQNGMDLHECLNCAYDEIKGRTGKMIDGVFVKSEDLQSE comes from the coding sequence ATGAACGAATTAATCAAACAAGTAGAACAATGGTCAATCGATAAAGGATTGGACAATGCGGAATCGAGTAAGCAATTTTTGAAATGTTCGGAGGAGCTTGGGGAAGTTGCAGCAGCATTAGCACGTAACGATATGAACGCTTTACGCGATGGTATTGGTGATGTAGTTGTAACACTCATTATTCTTGCTCAACAAAACGGCATGGATTTACACGAATGCTTAAATTGCGCATATGACGAAATTAAAGGACGTACAGGAAAGATGATTGACGGTGTATTCGTAAAAAGTGAAGATTTACAATCGGAGTAG
- a CDS encoding tyrosine-type recombinase/integrase — protein sequence MKGGVRKRGNTWYYYFDMGIVDGKRKKIERSAEGAQTKAEAESVLRRKILEYENAGTVFKPSEMTLQDFLTFWQKEYVELKLKPNTQVNYRITIKNHITPHLGKYKLKSLTPHVLQQFMNIKVREGLAKQTLSIIRGILNKALNQAVYPFKYINENPMRYVELMKNKDRKPTKEDLKIQPKENLRLLNKKVTEDHPFYLPFHIGLHTGVRVGELCGLEWKHVNFDEMTLEIEQQLTIKRIEGKNHWVVSTPKSISGYRTIPVGNTLLSILKKAKKLQIENKLKYGEFYQQDSKHDFICKKENGEHYTPSVIKYHTRELIKGKLKIDFNYHSLRHTHATMLIENGTPIKTVQKRLGHSRSAVTEDRYVHLTQKMARDAADIFESIAKDL from the coding sequence ATGAAAGGTGGAGTACGCAAACGCGGTAACACTTGGTATTATTATTTCGATATGGGGATTGTTGACGGGAAAAGAAAGAAAATAGAACGTTCAGCAGAAGGTGCTCAAACGAAAGCGGAAGCTGAATCGGTATTGAGAAGAAAAATTTTAGAATATGAAAATGCCGGCACAGTTTTTAAACCTTCTGAAATGACACTACAGGATTTCTTAACATTTTGGCAAAAAGAATACGTAGAACTTAAATTGAAACCAAATACACAAGTTAACTACCGAATAACGATAAAAAATCACATAACTCCCCATCTCGGAAAATACAAATTGAAATCTTTAACTCCTCATGTACTACAACAATTTATGAATATAAAAGTACGTGAAGGTTTAGCTAAGCAAACATTAAGTATTATAAGAGGTATTTTAAACAAAGCTTTAAATCAAGCTGTATATCCATTTAAATATATTAACGAAAATCCTATGCGTTATGTTGAATTAATGAAAAATAAAGATCGTAAGCCTACAAAAGAAGATTTAAAAATACAACCTAAAGAAAATTTGCGTCTTTTAAATAAGAAAGTTACAGAAGATCACCCGTTCTATCTACCATTTCACATTGGACTCCATACTGGCGTTCGCGTAGGTGAATTATGTGGTCTTGAATGGAAACATGTAAATTTTGATGAAATGACACTCGAAATAGAACAGCAATTAACTATCAAGCGTATTGAAGGTAAAAATCATTGGGTAGTATCGACACCTAAATCTATATCTGGCTATCGCACTATCCCCGTCGGTAATACGCTATTAAGTATCCTGAAAAAAGCTAAAAAGCTTCAAATAGAAAATAAATTGAAATATGGGGAGTTCTATCAGCAAGATTCCAAACATGATTTTATTTGTAAAAAAGAAAATGGTGAACATTATACACCAAGCGTTATTAAGTACCATACACGTGAATTGATAAAAGGAAAATTAAAAATAGATTTCAACTATCACTCATTACGCCATACACATGCAACAATGTTAATTGAAAATGGCACACCTATAAAAACTGTACAAAAAAGATTAGGACATAGCCGTTCTGCAGTTACAGAAGATCGCTATGTCCATTTAACTCAAAAGATGGCGAGAGATGCTGCCGATATTTTCGAGTCCATTGCTAAAGATTTATGA
- the lepA gene encoding translation elongation factor 4: MNREQRLKRQENIRNFSIIAHIDHGKSTLADRILEKTKTVAQREMKSQLLDSMDLERERGITIKLNAVQLKYIAKNGEEYTFHLIDTPGHVDFTYEVSRSLAACEGAILVVDAAQGIEAQTLANVYLALDNDLEILPVINKIDLPAADPERVRQEVEDVIGLDASEAVLASAKAGIGIEDILEQIVEKVPAPQGDPDAPLQALIFDSVYDAYKGVIISIRIINGTVKAGDTIRMMATGAEFEVIEVGVHTPKSVAQKELTVGDVGYLTASIKNVQDTRVGDTVTFAGSRGAKEPLAGYRKLNPMVYCGLYPIDTAKYNDLREALEKLELNDSALQYEAETSQALGFGFRCGFLGLLHMEIIQERIEREFNIDLITTAPSVIYEVTKTDGTVLKVDNPSMMPDPQKIDKIEEPYVKATIMVPNDYVGAVMELCQKKRGNFSGMDYIDDTRVKIVYEMPLAEIVYDFFDFLKSNTKGYASFDYELIGYKPSKLNKMDILLNGEQVDALSFIVHKDFAYERGKVIVEKLKELIPRQQFEVPVQAAIGQKIIARSTIKSMGKNVLAKCYGGDISRKRKLLDKQKAGKKRMKQVGSVEVPQEAFMAVLKMDDTK, from the coding sequence ATGAACCGAGAACAACGCTTAAAACGTCAAGAAAATATCCGAAATTTCTCGATAATCGCGCATATCGACCACGGGAAATCAACGTTAGCTGACCGTATTTTAGAAAAAACAAAAACAGTTGCGCAACGAGAAATGAAATCACAACTTTTAGACTCTATGGATTTAGAGCGTGAGCGCGGAATTACAATCAAATTAAATGCCGTGCAATTAAAATACATTGCAAAAAATGGCGAGGAATATACATTCCATTTAATCGACACACCAGGTCACGTCGATTTCACATATGAGGTATCTCGTTCGTTAGCGGCTTGTGAAGGGGCGATCTTAGTAGTAGACGCTGCACAAGGGATTGAAGCACAAACATTAGCAAACGTATACCTTGCACTTGATAACGATCTAGAAATCTTACCGGTTATCAACAAAATCGATTTACCAGCTGCTGACCCAGAGCGCGTACGCCAAGAGGTAGAAGATGTAATCGGTTTAGATGCTTCAGAGGCAGTATTAGCTTCTGCAAAAGCAGGAATTGGTATTGAAGACATTTTAGAGCAAATCGTAGAAAAAGTACCTGCACCACAAGGCGACCCAGATGCTCCACTACAAGCGTTAATTTTCGACTCTGTTTATGATGCTTATAAAGGGGTAATTATCTCGATTCGTATCATTAATGGTACGGTAAAAGCGGGCGATACTATCCGCATGATGGCAACAGGAGCTGAATTCGAGGTAATCGAAGTTGGAGTTCATACACCAAAATCTGTAGCTCAAAAAGAATTAACAGTAGGTGACGTAGGTTACTTAACAGCATCGATTAAAAACGTACAAGATACACGTGTAGGTGATACAGTTACGTTTGCAGGTAGTCGCGGAGCAAAAGAGCCATTAGCTGGTTACCGTAAGTTAAATCCAATGGTATACTGCGGTCTTTACCCAATCGACACAGCGAAGTATAACGACCTACGTGAAGCTTTAGAAAAATTAGAGTTAAATGACTCAGCATTACAATATGAAGCAGAAACATCTCAAGCATTAGGCTTTGGTTTCCGTTGTGGTTTCTTAGGTCTATTACACATGGAAATTATCCAAGAGCGTATCGAGCGTGAGTTTAATATTGATTTAATTACAACAGCGCCTTCTGTAATTTATGAAGTAACAAAAACAGATGGTACAGTATTAAAAGTGGACAACCCATCAATGATGCCAGACCCACAAAAAATCGATAAAATCGAAGAACCATATGTAAAAGCAACAATTATGGTACCAAACGATTACGTAGGGGCTGTTATGGAGCTTTGTCAAAAGAAACGTGGTAACTTCTCTGGGATGGATTATATCGATGATACACGTGTAAAAATCGTCTATGAAATGCCATTAGCGGAAATCGTGTATGACTTCTTTGATTTCTTAAAATCAAATACAAAAGGGTATGCGTCATTTGACTATGAGTTAATTGGTTACAAACCTTCGAAGTTAAACAAAATGGACATCCTATTAAACGGTGAGCAAGTCGATGCATTAAGCTTCATCGTACACAAAGACTTTGCCTATGAGCGCGGAAAAGTAATCGTAGAGAAGTTAAAAGAATTAATTCCTCGTCAACAATTCGAGGTACCAGTTCAAGCAGCAATTGGTCAAAAAATCATTGCTCGTTCAACGATTAAATCAATGGGTAAAAACGTACTTGCAAAATGTTACGGTGGTGACATTTCACGTAAGCGTAAATTACTTGATAAGCAAAAAGCTGGTAAAAAACGTATGAAACAAGTCGGTTCAGTAGAAGTACCACAAGAAGCGTTCATGGCGGTACTGAAGATGGATGATACGAAGTAG
- the spoIIP gene encoding stage II sporulation protein P, with product MCLQKLKRFTILLCLLFTLPLIIGQLPFPNNKMATEKKEQPHFVFAAADVPEPEPIMEKTEPFNALMLYTHSHESYKPIVEQATGLTAVYDEQTNIYSLQQMMEHYLQLNDITPHILDFDVMTEMKLTNATFHQAYKVARPVLADYLQQSEYQLVIDFHRDSASRKVTTLNYGEENFAKVAFVVGAEHAGYESNLAYAKALSEQLNTIVPGISRGIIKKEGKGVDGIYNQDLAPNMLLIEFGGIDNTEQELQRTMAVLAQAIRLAFVESMV from the coding sequence ATGTGTTTGCAAAAACTAAAACGCTTTACGATCTTGCTATGCCTTTTATTTACACTGCCCCTAATTATTGGGCAACTCCCTTTTCCAAATAATAAAATGGCAACCGAAAAAAAGGAGCAGCCTCATTTTGTATTTGCAGCAGCAGATGTGCCTGAACCGGAACCAATTATGGAAAAGACTGAACCATTTAATGCACTTATGCTTTATACACATTCACATGAGTCGTATAAACCCATTGTTGAACAAGCGACAGGTTTAACTGCGGTTTATGATGAGCAAACGAATATCTATTCGTTGCAACAAATGATGGAGCATTATTTGCAGTTGAATGACATTACACCGCATATTTTGGATTTTGATGTAATGACGGAAATGAAATTAACAAATGCCACATTTCATCAGGCTTATAAAGTAGCGCGTCCTGTGTTAGCTGATTATTTGCAACAAAGCGAATATCAATTAGTTATCGATTTCCATCGGGATTCGGCATCTAGAAAGGTGACAACACTGAATTACGGTGAGGAAAACTTTGCGAAAGTTGCATTTGTTGTCGGTGCTGAACACGCTGGATATGAATCGAATTTAGCTTATGCTAAAGCATTAAGTGAACAATTAAATACTATTGTACCTGGTATATCGCGTGGCATTATAAAAAAAGAGGGTAAAGGTGTTGATGGGATTTACAATCAAGACTTAGCTCCCAATATGCTGTTAATTGAATTTGGTGGTATAGATAATACAGAGCAAGAACTTCAGCGGACAATGGCGGTATTAGCGCAAGCGATTCGTTTGGCATTTGTTGAATCAATGGTGTAG
- the gpr gene encoding GPR endopeptidase yields MQEITWNRTDLIDEAAEVVLQTNDRQKEKLEEKSGIHIEESQQNRVKVTKVEVNAEGERQIQKKQGVYITLSIPTLTSEDQHGFLQLQESLIHYLDEMHKEISITADSRVLVIGLGNKTITPDAIGPYVIDAMHKKQSELESPEFILYAPGVTAQTGFETSDYVQALTESIKPELVIIIDALATSGSARLCRTIQLTNTGIQPGGGVGNHRKEISKEVLSVPISAIGIPTVVEAPILMADAVEAVFQSIAAKISEKGKPSSKLSVTNWTSSKEKLDLTSLEPIFGQWVTWSNEDRRQLFEEVFSSHPERLIVTPKEVDFWLTQFAILLSESLFEWIKNARKSF; encoded by the coding sequence ATGCAAGAAATAACTTGGAATCGGACAGATTTAATAGATGAGGCAGCAGAAGTTGTCTTACAAACAAATGATCGGCAAAAAGAAAAATTAGAAGAAAAAAGCGGTATTCACATTGAAGAGTCACAGCAAAATCGAGTAAAAGTCACTAAAGTGGAAGTAAATGCTGAAGGTGAACGACAAATTCAAAAAAAACAAGGGGTCTATATTACATTATCTATCCCAACATTAACCTCTGAAGACCAGCACGGCTTTTTGCAATTACAAGAATCTCTTATACATTATTTGGATGAGATGCATAAAGAAATCTCCATTACCGCAGATTCAAGAGTTTTAGTAATTGGATTAGGGAATAAAACGATAACACCAGATGCGATTGGGCCATATGTAATTGACGCGATGCATAAAAAGCAATCAGAGCTTGAATCACCAGAGTTTATTTTGTATGCCCCAGGTGTGACTGCACAAACAGGCTTTGAAACAAGCGATTATGTACAAGCATTAACAGAAAGCATTAAACCTGAACTTGTTATTATTATTGATGCACTTGCAACGAGTGGCAGTGCAAGGCTGTGCCGTACAATTCAATTAACTAATACGGGTATTCAACCAGGTGGTGGTGTAGGTAATCACCGGAAAGAAATTTCGAAGGAAGTGTTAAGCGTACCAATAAGCGCAATTGGTATTCCTACAGTTGTTGAGGCCCCGATTTTAATGGCAGATGCTGTAGAGGCTGTGTTTCAATCGATTGCAGCGAAAATTAGTGAAAAAGGAAAGCCCTCTAGTAAATTATCTGTAACTAATTGGACTTCATCGAAAGAAAAACTTGATTTAACTTCATTAGAACCGATTTTTGGTCAATGGGTGACATGGTCAAATGAGGATCGCCGTCAGTTGTTTGAGGAAGTCTTTAGCTCCCATCCCGAACGTCTTATTGTAACACCAAAAGAGGTGGATTTTTGGTTAACTCAGTTTGCCATTTTGCTAAGTGAAAGTCTTTTTGAATGGATAAAAAATGCTAGAAAATCGTTCTAA
- the rpsT gene encoding 30S ribosomal protein S20, with the protein MPNIKSAIKRVKVNEKANAANAQAKSAMRTQVKKAEQAIAAGADNTQELVVAASKALDKAASKGLIHKNVASRTKSRLAKKA; encoded by the coding sequence ATGCCAAACATTAAATCTGCTATTAAACGTGTAAAAGTTAACGAAAAAGCAAACGCTGCTAACGCACAAGCTAAATCAGCTATGCGTACTCAAGTTAAAAAAGCTGAGCAAGCGATCGCTGCAGGTGCTGATAACACACAAGAATTAGTAGTTGCTGCTTCTAAAGCATTAGATAAAGCTGCTTCTAAAGGTCTTATCCACAAAAACGTGGCTTCTCGTACAAAGTCTCGTTTAGCGAAAAAAGCTTAA
- the holA gene encoding DNA polymerase III subunit delta, with translation MITKIWQDIKKGNFAPVYLIVGEESYFVDETINRLKVALSAQEEAEVMTFDLNEQPIDYVIDEADTIPFFTERKLIIAKTASFLKATEKGKEKIEHDVKRLENWLYNPTDTAVTVFIAPYEKLDERKKVTKLMKEKCVVLLAETPQNNDLNVWIQNEAQIHGKAITEDAIGKLLEMVGPSMLQLQMEIEKMALYLGEELEITIGLVEDLVAKTLEHDAFKMLNAYLNHDQEEALKIYHDLLRQKEEPIKLVGLLASNIRTMNHIFYLQKKGYHQQQIAKQLKIHPYRVQIISGQRNRPSDYRLLQALYSLADVDLQLKTTGGNRERHLELFLMKKL, from the coding sequence ATGATAACAAAAATATGGCAAGATATTAAAAAAGGGAATTTCGCCCCAGTATATTTGATAGTAGGTGAAGAATCCTACTTTGTTGATGAAACGATCAATCGATTAAAGGTTGCTCTAAGTGCACAAGAAGAAGCAGAAGTGATGACCTTTGATTTAAATGAACAGCCAATCGATTATGTAATCGATGAAGCTGATACGATTCCATTCTTTACTGAACGTAAATTAATTATAGCTAAGACTGCTTCATTTTTAAAAGCGACAGAAAAAGGGAAAGAAAAAATAGAGCATGATGTGAAACGACTCGAAAATTGGCTCTACAATCCGACAGATACGGCAGTCACTGTATTTATAGCCCCATACGAAAAGCTAGATGAGCGTAAAAAAGTTACAAAGCTTATGAAAGAAAAATGTGTTGTATTACTGGCAGAAACACCACAAAATAACGATTTGAATGTTTGGATACAAAATGAGGCGCAAATACATGGCAAAGCAATTACAGAGGATGCAATCGGTAAGCTTCTTGAAATGGTTGGGCCTAGCATGCTACAGCTTCAAATGGAAATCGAAAAAATGGCGCTTTATTTAGGGGAAGAACTAGAAATTACGATTGGTTTAGTCGAGGATTTGGTAGCAAAAACATTAGAGCACGACGCATTTAAAATGTTAAATGCCTATTTAAACCATGATCAAGAGGAAGCATTGAAAATTTATCATGATTTACTCCGTCAAAAAGAAGAGCCTATTAAATTGGTCGGATTACTTGCGAGCAATATTCGAACGATGAATCATATTTTTTATTTACAAAAAAAGGGCTATCACCAACAACAAATTGCTAAACAGCTCAAAATTCATCCGTATCGCGTTCAAATTATTTCGGGACAAAGGAATCGACCGAGTGATTATCGGTTGTTACAGGCGCTCTACAGCCTCGCAGACGTGGATTTGCAGCTGAAAACGACAGGTGGTAATCGTGAACGTCATTTAGAATTGTTTTTAATGAAAAAATTATAG
- a CDS encoding YqzM family protein, which yields MAGHQDPNYVTENPFEGRGRAMKGNDFPDTGYGFVVGGGFFITMFIIAVIVEAAVRL from the coding sequence ATGGCAGGACATCAAGATCCAAACTACGTAACTGAAAATCCATTTGAGGGTCGTGGCCGCGCAATGAAAGGTAACGACTTCCCAGATACAGGTTACGGTTTCGTCGTTGGCGGCGGTTTCTTCATCACAATGTTCATCATTGCGGTTATTGTAGAAGCAGCTGTTCGTTTATAA
- a CDS encoding DNA internalization-related competence protein ComEC/Rec2, with protein MLYLVNLYKHNWIYYALSVCISAVASFQSVRLLWLLGLLVGFCFYKKLWKWHLVGIVTINLLTYCYFSYEVDKLQEPVTLPAELTWTDQYKINGVMLRGIMKDAQGNKVYVTYEIKSEQQKHELQSMQLAGQIYFVTGQQVEPSIPAHRYGFLMGRYLESKSARGIVEIGSMTLVSTEKTFLQPIYDQRFWLKEHIEQTFPNSLVAEAQALLIGLQENVDEELNRAYQKLGITHLFAISGLHVALVSLLFFQLLLRLGVRRELANILLLILLPIYAVLAGGAPSIWRAVSVVEFIMLAQYFRWKIPMDDALSLSLLGFLLIEPGAIYQVGFQLSYLATYSLVYSSRILARYENFWVQSFFITFVCQILVYPLLLHHFFEISLSSFIANIFFVPLFSFIILPVNLALLTCSFIPLPINHLIFTIYKPLRLWLTDLILAIQQPIIQMWNPGKPSMFWLVVLYGSVLLAFYFLDKGSSLKKMAATLLIPAVIFHFQTYLHGDLKIAFVNVGQGDCIVIELPHRNSVVVIDAGGLLHFEQEAWKERDKPFEVGRQVVVPYLKGRGIQKINTFILTHADADHVEGAEEVLREILVSEVHVTPNSLDKAVMNDLLEELAKTKTTLIEKMAGDGWQIGDVRFDYIWPHDMVYEGNNDSLVLLVRQGAFKMLFTGDLEKEGEEEIVRLYSAAIEQLDVLKTGHHGSKTSSIEAFVEQTSPKLAIFTAGENNRYKHPNIDVITRFEQRQIPYLITGYDGTIELRVKDGVMQLETSNDLLKK; from the coding sequence ATGCTTTATTTGGTCAACTTATACAAGCATAATTGGATTTACTATGCCTTATCGGTTTGTATTAGTGCTGTCGCTAGTTTTCAATCGGTAAGGCTATTATGGTTACTCGGGTTATTAGTTGGATTTTGTTTCTATAAAAAGCTTTGGAAATGGCATTTAGTAGGGATTGTGACTATTAATTTATTGACATACTGTTATTTTAGCTATGAAGTAGATAAGTTACAGGAACCTGTGACGTTGCCTGCAGAACTTACTTGGACAGATCAATACAAAATAAATGGTGTCATGTTGCGTGGCATTATGAAGGATGCGCAAGGTAATAAAGTCTATGTTACATACGAAATCAAGAGTGAACAGCAAAAGCATGAATTACAGTCCATGCAATTAGCTGGGCAAATTTATTTTGTAACAGGACAGCAAGTAGAGCCGTCAATTCCAGCGCATCGCTACGGGTTTTTAATGGGGCGGTATTTGGAAAGTAAAAGTGCGCGCGGCATTGTGGAGATTGGAAGCATGACGCTTGTCAGTACGGAAAAAACGTTCCTACAACCGATTTATGATCAGCGCTTTTGGTTAAAAGAGCATATTGAACAAACCTTTCCAAACTCGCTCGTTGCAGAAGCTCAGGCGCTATTAATCGGTCTACAAGAAAATGTGGATGAAGAATTAAACCGCGCGTATCAAAAACTAGGCATTACACATTTGTTTGCAATTTCAGGTCTACATGTGGCACTTGTCTCACTACTGTTTTTTCAACTATTACTGCGTTTAGGTGTACGACGCGAGTTAGCGAATATATTGTTGCTTATTTTATTACCTATATATGCTGTTTTAGCGGGTGGCGCACCGTCAATTTGGCGTGCTGTTAGTGTTGTAGAATTCATTATGTTAGCACAATATTTTCGTTGGAAAATTCCGATGGACGATGCCTTATCACTTAGTTTGCTTGGTTTTTTACTCATTGAGCCTGGTGCGATATATCAGGTAGGCTTTCAATTATCTTATTTGGCTACGTATAGTCTTGTATACTCAAGCCGTATATTAGCGCGCTACGAAAATTTTTGGGTGCAGTCATTTTTTATTACGTTCGTTTGTCAAATCCTCGTTTACCCACTGTTGTTACATCACTTTTTTGAAATCAGCTTATCTTCTTTTATTGCGAATATCTTTTTTGTACCACTGTTTTCCTTCATTATTTTACCGGTTAATCTCGCTCTCCTTACTTGTTCATTTATTCCACTACCAATTAATCATCTAATTTTTACGATTTATAAGCCACTTCGTTTGTGGTTAACAGACCTCATTCTCGCTATTCAACAGCCAATTATTCAAATGTGGAATCCTGGAAAACCGTCAATGTTTTGGCTCGTCGTCCTATATGGTTCGGTGTTATTGGCATTTTATTTCCTTGATAAAGGTTCCAGTCTTAAAAAGATGGCTGCTACATTACTTATCCCAGCGGTTATTTTCCACTTCCAAACGTATTTGCATGGAGATTTAAAAATCGCCTTTGTAAATGTTGGACAAGGGGATTGTATTGTTATTGAATTGCCGCACCGAAATTCAGTTGTCGTCATTGATGCTGGTGGTTTACTGCACTTTGAGCAAGAGGCTTGGAAGGAACGGGATAAACCTTTTGAGGTAGGGAGGCAAGTTGTTGTCCCTTATTTAAAGGGGCGTGGTATTCAAAAAATCAATACGTTTATACTGACTCATGCTGATGCAGATCATGTAGAGGGAGCAGAAGAAGTGCTCCGGGAAATTCTCGTTTCAGAAGTACATGTAACACCGAATTCGCTTGATAAAGCAGTAATGAATGATTTATTAGAAGAGCTTGCAAAAACGAAGACGACATTGATAGAAAAAATGGCGGGTGATGGCTGGCAAATTGGCGATGTACGTTTTGATTATATTTGGCCACATGATATGGTATATGAGGGAAATAATGATTCGCTTGTGCTACTTGTACGTCAGGGAGCGTTTAAGATGTTATTTACAGGTGATTTAGAAAAAGAAGGCGAAGAAGAAATTGTACGGCTATATAGTGCGGCAATTGAACAGCTAGATGTATTAAAAACTGGGCATCATGGCAGTAAAACATCGAGTATTGAAGCGTTTGTAGAGCAGACATCTCCCAAACTTGCAATTTTTACAGCAGGAGAAAATAATCGCTATAAGCATCCAAATATTGATGTCATCACCCGTTTTGAACAACGACAAATTCCGTATTTAATAACAGGTTATGATGGAACGATAGAACTTCGTGTAAAAGATGGTGTGATGCAATTGGAAACATCGAATGATTTGTTAAAGAAATAA
- a CDS encoding ComE operon protein 2, whose product MERITWDQFFMAQSHLLALRSTCTRLAVGATIVREKRIIAGGYNGSISGDEHCIEQGCYVVDNHCVRTVHAETNALLQCAKYGTPANGADLYVTHFPCLPCTKTIIQAGIKNVYYAKDYKNSMYALELFAKANVNVVHIPFDEAKIDFLQDEKYALTFDMLEKLRALGASHEELLPFEEKMHALFGQLIQA is encoded by the coding sequence ATGGAGCGTATTACTTGGGATCAATTTTTTATGGCACAAAGTCATTTACTAGCATTGCGTAGTACTTGTACACGCCTAGCTGTTGGCGCAACAATTGTTCGCGAAAAACGCATTATTGCAGGTGGCTATAACGGCTCGATTTCGGGCGATGAGCATTGTATTGAACAAGGATGTTACGTGGTGGATAATCACTGTGTACGTACGGTTCATGCCGAAACTAACGCATTACTACAATGTGCAAAATACGGTACACCGGCAAATGGTGCCGACCTTTATGTAACACATTTCCCGTGCTTACCATGTACGAAAACAATTATCCAAGCCGGTATTAAAAACGTCTACTATGCAAAAGATTATAAAAATAGTATGTATGCGTTAGAATTATTTGCAAAAGCAAATGTAAATGTTGTACATATTCCATTTGATGAAGCAAAAATTGATTTTTTACAGGATGAAAAATACGCGTTAACATTTGACATGCTTGAAAAATTGCGTGCTTTAGGCGCTAGCCATGAAGAATTGCTCCCGTTTGAGGAGAAGATGCATGCTTTATTTGGTCAACTTATACAAGCATAA